The following coding sequences are from one Panicum hallii strain FIL2 chromosome 5, PHallii_v3.1, whole genome shotgun sequence window:
- the LOC112891971 gene encoding amino acid transporter AVT1I-like, whose translation MAGRDSPLDEPLLAPGKDGDEDAASMEAQHLLRRDKGASFSRSCLNLSNVISGVGVLSVPYALAQGGWLSLALFALVGAVCYYTGELVARCMRAGGDAVRSYPDIGQLAFGRRGRKAIGAVMYAELYLVAISFLILEGDNLDKLLPGTSVGLPGGYLLRGRQLFTLVATVVILPTTWLRDLSVLAYVSAVGLVASAALTASLAWAGVAEHGFHARGGNVFSLAGLPTSLSLYFVCFSGHGVFPTVYTSMRNKKNFTKVLLASSLLCSLNYTLTAVLGYLIYGDDVKSLVTLNLPSGKVYTRVAILTTLITPLAKYALVIQPITTGVEEKLSLGSQGSLPRAAISTAVLVSTVVAACTMPFFGYLMSFIGSSLNVTVAVLFPCLSYLRIYVPRGGVRGAEVAAIVGILVVGVCVAVVGTYTSLHQIAGTF comes from the exons ATGGCAGGGCGGGACAGCCCTCTCGACGAGCCCCTCCTCGCTCCGGGCAAGGACGGCGACGAGGATGCCGCGAGCATGGAGGCGCAGCACCTCCTCCGTCGCGACAAGGGCGCCTCCTTCTCCCGGAGCTGCCTCAACCTCAGCAACGTGATCTCAG GCGTCGGGGTGCTGTCCGTGCCGTACGCGCTGGCGCAGGGCGGCTGGCTCAGCCTGGCGCTCTTCGCCCTCGTCGGCGCCGTCTGCTACTACACCGGCGAGCTCGTCGCCCGCTGCAtgcgcgccggcggcgacgccgTCAGGAGCTACCCGGACATCGGCCAGCTCGCgttcggccgccgcggccggaaGGCAATCGGCGCCGTCATGTACGCCGAGCTCTACCTCGTCGCCATCAGCTTCCTCATCCTCGAGGGCGACAACCTCGACAAGCTGCTCCCCGGCACGAGCGTCGGCCTCCCCGGCGGCTACCTCCTGCGAGGGAGGCAGCTCTTCACGCTCGTCGCGACCGTCGTCATACTCCCGACGACGTGGCTGAGGGACCTCAGCGTGCTCGCCTACGTGTCGGCGGTCGGGCTCGTCGCGTCGGCGGCCCTGACGGCGTCTCTGGCCTGGGCCGGCGTGGCCGAGCACGGCTTCCACGCCAGGGGAGGCAACGTCTTCAGCCTCGCCGGGCTGCCCACGTCGCTGAGCTTGTACTTCGTCTGCTTCTCCGGCCACGGCGTCTTCCCGACGGTGTACACCTCGATGAGGAACAAGAAAAACTTCACCAAG gtcctgCTGGCCTCCTCGCTGCTCTGCAGCCTCAACTACACGCTGACGGCGGTTCTAGGGTACTTGATCTACGGGGACGACGTGAAGTCACTGGTGACACTGAACCTCCCCTCGGGGAAGGTGTACACGAGGGTTGCGATCCTGACGACCCTGATCACCCCGCTCGCCAAGTACGCGCTCGTCATCCAGCCCATCACGACGGGGGTAGAGGAGAAGCTGTCGCTCGGCAGTCAGGGCAGCCTCCCCAGGGCGGCCATCAGCACTGCCGTCCTCGTCAGCACGGTGGTGGCGGCGTGCACGATGCCCTTCTTCGGCTACCTCATGTCCTTCATCGGGTCCTCGCTCAACGTCACGGTGGCCGTCCTGTTCCCGTGCCTGAGCTACCTCAGGATCTACGTGCCCAGAGGAGGCGTCCGCGGCGCCGAGGTCGCGGCGATCGTCGGCATACTGGTGGTCGGAGTGTGCGTCGCCGTCGTGGGGACTTACACCTCCCTGCACCAGATTGCGGGCACATTTTGA